In one Hyphomicrobium sp. 99 genomic region, the following are encoded:
- a CDS encoding YcjX family protein has protein sequence MADISYSDLFRDAQARFADYLTPSVRLGVTGLSRAGKTVFITALVRNLVAGGRLPFFAPDAERRIVRAYLEPQPDDSVPRFDYEAHLADLLSTPPTWPESTRRISELRVTIEYRSAYTLKRAIGFSKLHLDIVDYPGEWLIDLPLLEQDYRAFSTEALALANAPSRAEFAKPFFAFLAGTDPAAAEDEQIAMTGAKLFTAYLRATRDSGAQSTLAPGRFLLPGELEGSPLLTFFPMPFSSDERLPRGSLAAMMTRRFESYKQSVVRPFFNDHFARLDRQIVLVDVLTALHRGAGAVGDLDRAMTDILKAFRPGANSWLSLFIGRKIDRVLFAATKADHLPASSHDRLEALLKEIVDDAVNRAETEGAGVRALALSALRATREATAKHGGEALPCLRGTPIKGEKIGNVTFDGATEAAIFPGDLPADPAAALNAARHAAAASLELVRFAPPKLVDTLSDGKPAAFPHIRLDRALDFLISDYLA, from the coding sequence TTGGCAGACATCTCCTATTCCGACCTCTTCAGAGACGCCCAGGCACGCTTCGCTGATTATTTGACGCCATCGGTGCGCCTCGGCGTGACCGGACTGTCGCGCGCCGGCAAGACCGTTTTCATCACCGCTCTCGTCCGCAATCTTGTTGCCGGCGGCCGCCTGCCGTTTTTCGCGCCCGACGCCGAGCGCCGCATCGTCCGCGCCTATCTCGAACCGCAGCCCGACGACAGCGTGCCCCGCTTCGATTACGAAGCCCACCTCGCCGATCTGCTTTCCACGCCGCCAACCTGGCCCGAGAGCACGAGGCGGATCTCGGAATTGCGCGTCACCATCGAATATCGGTCGGCGTATACACTGAAACGCGCCATCGGCTTCTCGAAGCTGCACCTCGACATCGTCGACTATCCCGGCGAGTGGCTGATCGACCTGCCGCTTCTCGAGCAGGACTACCGCGCGTTCTCGACGGAAGCGCTGGCGCTCGCAAACGCGCCGTCGCGGGCTGAATTCGCGAAGCCCTTTTTCGCCTTCCTAGCAGGCACCGATCCCGCGGCAGCCGAAGACGAGCAGATCGCCATGACCGGCGCCAAGCTCTTCACGGCTTATTTGCGGGCGACGCGCGACAGCGGCGCACAATCGACGCTCGCTCCCGGCCGCTTTTTGCTCCCCGGAGAATTGGAAGGCTCCCCGCTTCTCACGTTCTTTCCGATGCCGTTCTCGTCCGACGAACGCCTTCCGCGCGGATCGCTCGCCGCAATGATGACGCGGCGTTTCGAAAGCTATAAGCAATCCGTCGTCAGACCATTCTTCAACGACCACTTCGCACGCCTGGACCGTCAGATCGTGCTGGTCGACGTATTGACGGCACTTCATCGCGGCGCCGGGGCCGTCGGCGATCTCGACCGCGCCATGACCGACATCCTGAAAGCCTTCCGCCCCGGCGCAAACTCGTGGCTCTCGCTGTTCATAGGACGCAAGATCGACCGTGTGCTGTTCGCCGCCACCAAGGCCGATCATCTCCCCGCCTCCAGCCACGATCGCCTTGAAGCCTTGCTTAAAGAAATCGTCGACGATGCCGTGAACCGCGCCGAGACCGAAGGCGCAGGCGTCCGCGCCTTGGCCCTTTCGGCACTCCGCGCCACCCGCGAGGCGACGGCCAAGCACGGCGGCGAAGCGCTCCCCTGCCTACGCGGCACGCCTATCAAAGGTGAGAAGATCGGCAACGTAACATTCGACGGCGCGACCGAAGCCGCGATCTTTCCAGGCGACCTTCCCGCCGACCCGGCGGCGGCCCTGAATGCCGCTCGCCATGCCGCGGCCGCATCCCTCGAACTCGTCCGATTTGCCCCACCAAAGCTCGTCGATACGCTTTCCGATGGTAAGCCGGCAGCATTTCCGCATATCAGATTGGACCGCGCGCTCGATTTCCTGATTTCGGATTATCTCGCATGA
- a CDS encoding YcjF family protein, protein MTFENDQPPPRKPRIFKIDDIADEPEFEEALPESGAVTTRRSAVPATRRLTVGDINRGFHFGGILLSAMAGLASLAAGLWFTRFVSVALERQDWVGWVAFGLMMIIALALLGIVLRELIGFRRLARLAKLRALVRDTIAKPDVQGERKAVAALLSHYRGRPDLSWGLARVKDHTGDVLEKGELLRLADRELLRPIDSESRRVILKSAKRVATVTALSPIMWIAMGFVLVENVRMFRAIATLYGGRPGVLGALRLARLVVGHIIATGGLAMTDDLLGQFVGQDVLRRLSRRLGEGAFNGALTSRLGVVAVEVIRPLPYLDAEPLRVREIFNELLRSLRGSDKTEA, encoded by the coding sequence ATGACGTTCGAGAACGATCAGCCGCCGCCGAGAAAGCCTCGCATCTTCAAGATCGACGACATCGCCGACGAGCCGGAATTCGAAGAGGCCTTGCCGGAAAGCGGAGCCGTCACGACGAGACGATCCGCTGTTCCAGCGACGCGACGCTTGACGGTCGGCGACATCAATCGCGGCTTCCACTTCGGGGGCATCTTACTTTCCGCGATGGCCGGACTTGCGTCGCTGGCGGCAGGACTTTGGTTCACGCGCTTCGTCTCGGTCGCGCTCGAGCGCCAGGACTGGGTCGGCTGGGTCGCCTTCGGGCTCATGATGATCATAGCCCTGGCGCTGCTCGGCATCGTACTGCGCGAGCTCATCGGCTTCAGGCGCCTCGCACGGCTGGCGAAGCTTCGCGCGCTTGTCCGCGATACGATTGCGAAGCCGGACGTTCAGGGCGAACGAAAGGCCGTTGCCGCGCTCCTATCTCACTACCGCGGCCGCCCGGACCTCAGCTGGGGCTTAGCGCGCGTGAAGGACCACACCGGCGACGTGCTCGAAAAAGGTGAGCTTCTCCGCCTCGCAGACCGCGAACTGCTCCGCCCGATCGATAGCGAAAGCCGCCGTGTCATTCTGAAATCGGCAAAGCGCGTGGCGACGGTAACGGCGCTCTCCCCGATCATGTGGATCGCGATGGGCTTCGTACTTGTCGAGAACGTGCGGATGTTCCGCGCCATTGCCACGCTTTACGGCGGCCGACCGGGCGTCCTCGGAGCGCTGCGTCTCGCCCGTCTCGTCGTCGGTCATATCATTGCGACCGGCGGCCTCGCGATGACCGACGATCTCCTTGGACAGTTCGTCGGCCAGGATGTTTTGCGGCGGCTGTCACGGCGCCTCGGAGAGGGCGCGTTCAATGGCGCTTTGACGTCCCGACTCGGCGTCGTCGCCGTCGAGGTCATCCGTCCACTGCCTTATCTCGACGCCGAGCCGCTGCGAGTGCGCGAAATCTTCAACGAGCTTCTCCGCTCGCTACGCGGTTCCGACAAGACTGAGGCGTAA
- the mdoH gene encoding glucans biosynthesis glucosyltransferase MdoH, which translates to MDEAVNENFIGEVLEASPNSNSPRDAGPWRHLPRGAALDMPVQDFAKPVEAVAEVRRRGYWVPRTAIFAGAAVLTGAFAQELFSILSFVVITPVQFLFLILSTIAFGWIAIGSLSAALGFLPLFTGERPDSIEPPPPTSPLASRTALLFPVYHEDPARIAGAIEAMVRELEVLGRNHYFDVFVLSDTRGDLDGGKEAAVYRALSDQLSDIAPIYYRRRMKNPGRKAGNIADWVERFGAAYESFIILDGDSVMSGGTLVSLAAAMEADDKAGLIQTVPRLVGGETLLQRLQQFACNTYGPSVAAGLAFWHRDQGNYWGHNAIIRTAAFAEAAGLPELPGRKPFGGHIMSHDFVEAVLLQRAGYGVHMMPSLEGSYEGMPPNIIDVVARDRRWAQGNLQHLAIVSQPGLTPMGRLHLGMGAASYLISGVWALSLIVGVVLALQGQQMIPSYFRDDKTLFPIWPTIDPGAALRLFMATMIVVLLPKALGLMLAWQQARKERNLFVAIRVTIGVLIETVYSMLIAPIFMVTQTVGAAEILAGRDSGWKAQKRGDGALTFDDAMWFARWQTAIGGIVGAIAWTVSPALLAWMSPVILGLVLAGPVSWLTSLRAGPLERWALATNEDRMPPPVLVDAGHRSNEWARKIATPGGLEQQPDAAAA; encoded by the coding sequence ATGGACGAAGCCGTAAACGAGAACTTCATCGGCGAGGTGCTCGAAGCATCTCCAAATTCCAACAGTCCTCGCGACGCGGGTCCGTGGCGGCATTTGCCGCGCGGTGCGGCGCTCGACATGCCGGTTCAGGATTTCGCGAAGCCGGTTGAGGCCGTCGCAGAAGTGCGGCGACGGGGATATTGGGTGCCTCGGACGGCGATCTTCGCCGGCGCGGCGGTGCTGACGGGTGCTTTCGCGCAGGAGCTCTTCAGCATCCTGTCGTTCGTCGTCATCACTCCGGTGCAGTTTCTCTTTCTTATTCTTTCGACGATCGCCTTCGGGTGGATCGCGATCGGCAGCCTGAGTGCGGCCCTCGGGTTTCTACCGCTCTTCACGGGTGAGCGGCCGGACAGCATCGAGCCGCCGCCGCCGACTTCGCCATTGGCTTCGCGCACCGCCTTGCTCTTTCCGGTCTATCACGAAGACCCGGCTCGAATCGCAGGCGCCATCGAGGCGATGGTGCGGGAGCTCGAGGTGCTCGGCCGCAATCATTATTTCGATGTGTTCGTGCTCTCCGATACGCGGGGCGATCTGGATGGCGGGAAGGAAGCCGCCGTTTATCGCGCGCTGAGCGACCAGTTGAGCGACATCGCGCCGATCTACTATCGGCGGCGAATGAAGAACCCCGGACGCAAGGCCGGAAACATCGCCGATTGGGTGGAGCGGTTCGGCGCCGCCTACGAGTCTTTCATCATTCTCGATGGCGACAGCGTCATGTCGGGTGGAACGCTCGTCTCGCTCGCTGCCGCCATGGAGGCGGACGACAAGGCCGGTCTTATCCAGACGGTGCCGAGACTGGTCGGCGGGGAAACCCTGCTGCAGCGGCTTCAGCAATTCGCCTGCAACACTTACGGGCCATCGGTTGCGGCGGGCCTCGCGTTCTGGCATCGCGACCAGGGCAACTATTGGGGCCACAACGCCATCATTCGCACGGCGGCGTTCGCCGAAGCGGCCGGGCTTCCCGAGCTTCCTGGCCGAAAGCCGTTCGGTGGCCACATCATGAGTCACGACTTCGTAGAGGCGGTGCTTCTTCAGCGCGCGGGCTATGGCGTGCACATGATGCCGTCGCTTGAAGGTTCCTACGAGGGCATGCCGCCCAACATCATTGATGTCGTCGCGCGCGACCGGCGCTGGGCACAGGGCAATCTCCAGCATCTTGCGATCGTCTCGCAGCCTGGATTGACGCCGATGGGCCGTCTGCATCTCGGCATGGGCGCGGCTTCGTATCTGATCTCCGGGGTTTGGGCGCTGTCGCTCATCGTGGGTGTCGTGCTGGCACTGCAGGGCCAGCAGATGATTCCGAGCTACTTCCGGGACGATAAGACTCTTTTCCCGATCTGGCCGACCATCGATCCGGGCGCTGCGCTGCGTCTCTTCATGGCGACGATGATCGTGGTGCTGCTGCCGAAGGCGCTGGGGCTGATGCTTGCCTGGCAGCAGGCCCGGAAAGAGCGAAATCTTTTCGTCGCTATTCGTGTCACGATCGGCGTGCTCATCGAGACGGTCTATTCGATGCTGATTGCCCCCATCTTCATGGTGACGCAGACGGTCGGCGCCGCTGAAATTCTGGCGGGACGCGACTCGGGCTGGAAGGCGCAGAAGCGCGGAGACGGAGCGCTGACCTTCGATGACGCAATGTGGTTTGCTCGCTGGCAAACGGCGATCGGTGGCATCGTCGGCGCGATCGCCTGGACGGTTTCGCCCGCTTTGCTCGCCTGGATGTCGCCCGTTATTTTAGGGCTGGTGCTCGCCGGTCCGGTCAGTTGGCTGACGTCGCTCAGGGCTGGTCCGCTCGAGCGGTGGGCGCTCGCGACGAACGAGGACCGGATGCCGCCACCGGTGCTTGTCGATGCCGGACACCGTTCCAACGAATGGGCCCGCAAGATTGCGACTCCCGGAGGCTTGGAGCAGCAACCGGACGCTGCTGCCGCCTAA